TCGTTGGCCGATGCGCCAAAACCGATTCCTACGCTTAACGAAATCCCGTAAGACTTGTTGGCTTCTTTCGCTAGGGGAATCGTTTTATAACCACCCGTTTCTCTCTCGAGGATGCCCCTTGTCGTAAAAAAGAGATATTCGTCCCCGCCAGGAGAAGTCAAATAACCGTCGAGGGATTCGACGTAACCCAGTACCATTCGGTGTATATCCAGCTTTAGCTTTTGCACCTCGTGCTCGTTGCTTCGCCTCATCGCCAGCTTGCCGAAATCGTCCACATTAATCATTCCTACGACGATCTGGGACTCCTTACCTCGTCGCGACTCCGTCGAGAGCAATGCGCGTTCTAACGTCACGATAATGTCTTGGTCGGAAGGGACGAGCCATTCGTTGGCGATGTTCAGCTCGAACAAGAGATTAGCCGCTTGTTCATCGCCGGTCAAGGCGACTGAACTATTCCCGGCTTCCGCATGTAATCGATGAAACGCGACGAGCCTATCGGCTGACGTATGCACCGGACCGTCGTAGACGACGACTCTCGTATGCTCTAGTCCGAGATCCTTGAGCGTTCTCGTAACCATCGCTTTCGTTAACGTGTCGACAGAGACGCCTCCTTCGAGACTTCCCGTTCTATGGGCGCGAAACAAGGCTTTGTACAAGCCGGCTCCGGTCAGCGGAATATGGTGAACAGGTACGGATATCGGTAACTTCTGCTTCACGATGCGATGCAACAACGGCCCGGACAGCAATAGAACTTCCGCTTCTTCGCCGAGCTGCTCGGCCGCTTGCAGTACGTTCTTCTCGTTATCGACGATACGCGTCAACGGAGCGAACGTCGGAAACGACTTCAACACTCTCAGCGTTTGCTCTACGATCTTACGCGTTCCGATAACGCCGATTTTGATCTGCATCCCGATGGACTCCTCTCCTGCTCCCTATTTTGCAACATGCTCTGAGCTATCAACAGTAAAACCAACTCGCTCCGACACTTCAATCGTGAGCAGGCTATTGTCCGAATCATAAGCCAACAGAGGGTATTTAAGATCGCTTAGCCACCATTTCTGATGGGACTGCTGTTCCTTATCATCTTCGTAATAGAAAAAATGAATTTCCTCCACAAGACCTTTTAACGACTCCGCCATTTCCGCGCTAACATCCTCTATTTCCATTTTCCAACCACGCTCTGACGGCTCTAAAGTAAAACCGCACCCCAGCTTTGAAGTGTCTAACAGCGCCCTACCTACCCCACCTTTAACAATTAACCTTTTCTCCATCGCCATGATATCCGCCCCTTTCACCTTGTTATGTCGCACCTATTCGTGTATTTCCCTAATTATTCAGGCATTAGCCCCAAATCATCCAACATCACCTTGCCTGGTCCTTCATTAAAATAAAACGAAATTCGAGACCATTCAGACGGGTCAAACTCAGGGTTGGCCTCCAAAAATTCATTTAGAGGAAGCTCGTAGGTTTGAAACACGGGCTCCTCCACATCCTTGAACTTCCCTTCCGACACAACAGACTCCATCCCGGGAAGCCAAGTAAACTGAGTTGCCACTTGCGGCTCTATTTCCATAAAACGACTTAGCGGAAGTCTCACGGCAGTACCTGAATGATCCTCCAGTTCAATGTCGATGGATAAATTTGTTTCAGCCCGCTCCTCGAATCCCTCTTCCTTTTCCAAATCCCGATCCATGTTTGCCATAGAAAACATCAGAATATCCTCATTACTGACACCGCTAATTGCTAAAGGGCTTAGAAGAATGGAATACTTCCCCTTAGCCTTCCACTGAAGCTCCACACCTTTGTTTCCTTTCCCTTTGCCCTGCCGATTCAGCGCTTCCACATGCCTCCAATCGCTCATATCGGTTGCCTCCGCAGTAACGCCTGAAGCAAGCTTCTTCCGGTCACTCCCTGTAAAATCAGCAAGCTGCACGAAGCCGCCGCTCTCATACTGGTTAAAGTAACGGGTTGGAGGAAGAAAGCTGAGGCCTTGCCGGTAATCTCGAAATAATAGATCATACTGCTCATTGTTGTGGAAAACAGCCTCAAGAAATGCGGATACGTATACCTCAGCGACCTGTTTTTGCTGCTCAGGCTCGAGTAAATCCTTCGGTCGAATGAACAAGCCAGCGGGCAATGCATTATCCGATTTGCCCCACTCCGTATTAAATTGACTATGATTAGCATCCTCTATATAGAGCGAGGCCTTAAAAGCCTCCGATGCACTGGAAAAAGTAGTTCTCCCATACTGCCTGTCACCGTAAAAGTTGACTAAATCCGCATCCTTTGCACCCTGTAACGTTAAATAAGAAATATCCTTAAGCTCCGTTACCTTTCCATCCACTGGAGTGTCCGTTGGCGCAATTCCGATCACCGCTTGGACGGAGTAGCTGTCGGGTTCAGGCAAGCCGTCCTCATCTGGAAACCATAAGCTTCTATCTGCAGCCATTGCAGCCGCTTGACCGCCACGGGAATGCCCGAGCAAAGCTACCTGGGTAAAATCAACACGATTATAAAAGGGGGATTCCTCCTGCACACTGAACTGCTGTATTTGTTGAATATGCTTTAGTAGAATCCATGCTCGTAGCTTCATATCTTGCTTGGGAATTCCGGACCAGAAGGAATAGTTCAAGAAATTTTCATCAATGGATAAGGCAATGCTTCCCCTACTAGCCAATAGCTCACCCAGATAGTCATAGCCTCCATCTGAGAATTTTTCCATCAGATGATTGCCATGCACCATAAGAACGATAGGAAATGGTCCTTCACCTTCAGGCATCCATACCCTCGCGTTGAGCGGAAGCTCAGTCTCATCAAATCCCCAGAACTTGCTCCGTAACCACGGCCAGCTATCGATATAGGCAGATGCATTAACTGGCTGAGACAGCTCATCCGTTTCGTCCCCGAACTCGGAACGATTACGATCCTCTCCACTACCATAGGTGAAGGAGTTGAACTGATATTCTCCAGGCTCCGATGGATCAGGGAGATTAGAAGCTAAGGCGTGCACATCACCGGCTGTTAGACTACCCACATTATCTGCAGTATCCGCATCAGCCCTAGAACTGGTAGGCAAAAGTCGGGGAAACCCATTGACTGTGTAAGCCGCAGCTAGACCAAAAATAGCTATTACACCTATAGAAAATATTAGTGCTCTGCGACTCAGCCGTAAGCTTGTCAGCCATCCAATAAGTAGCCCTACGCCTCCAGCAAACAAAGTAACTATAGCGGAAAATATTATAGAGCCTAGGCTTCCAAGCTGTGAAAATAATAATACAAAATAGAGGATTACTCCAACATAGAGAAACGTACCCAGTGTATATCGAGGAACCCTCAACCCACAAATTGCGAGAATGATAGTAATTAATGCAGATGATAAAGCCAATCCGATCGTATTTAAACATATGGCTGTTACAACATCAAATAAGACTCCGAATCCAGTCGGCATGCCAAAAACGCAAATTCCTACCGCCGTGCAGCTCAGTATCCACATAGATACAACTACAAATCTCCATATTCGTGTGTCCAATGCATACTTGTCTGTTAAGCGTCGCTTTAACCATAAAACTAACCTTTTTCTTCTGCTTAATTCGATATATTCAAGCTCAAGATTCATGTCCATCGCCTCTGTAGAAATCAGACTTCTCTCTACCTCGATTATAAACTGAAGTTGGCCTTTCGAGTAATCCAAAGTCTAGAAATTAACTTCTATTTCTATATTCTCGTCTGTTCAGTAGAAGAAGACCGAGAGCATTTGCTCCCGGCCTCCTATTCATTCCTTGCTTTGTGATTCCCGTCACCATTTCTAGTCCAATGGCGGTGCTTCGCCAGTTGGCACACGTCTTACGCCTTTTCCTACCCGTCGAAGCACTTCGTCTAGCTCCTCTGGGTGGAGCAGCTCAATGGGGGACACGCCTTTGTCGAACTGGAACGAGTCACCTTCAATAAGCACAACGTATCTCCCGTTTACACGAGCAATATGAATGTTTTTACCGTAATCGTCCATGTGCCCTTTAATAGATACGTCATCTAGCTTGAATTTCATCTCAATCTCAGGCTGTACCTCGACGATCTGCTTAGTTGCTTCAACCACATGCTCGTGTGTCCATTTCTCCTGAAGCTCGCGTTTCTCACCTGCTACCCATACGTCGAATTGCTGCTTTTCTTCACGCATCGCTACCGTTTCCTCGGTCTCATCGGCACCTTCAACGGCTTCCGTCCCCTGCCACTTGGTTTCCATATAATGATGGACCAGTTCCATCACCTGATCCGTCACAATTTCTGGCTTCGACTTCTCATAGCTAACAAACTTAAGGAAATCCTCAAAATATCGGGCATGGGAAGCTTGATGAATCTTCAATTCCCACTCCTCCAGCATCCCCTCTTCTGGCATATGAGGGTACTGAATAGATTTAATGTTCTTGGCATTAATAGCCATCTCTACTTGCGAAATCAGACTTCTCTCGTCCGATATTCTTGCTATCTTCGATTCAAAGTCGCACTTAAACAAAAAGAGAAACGGCTCATCGAAGAGCTCGTTCAGCTTGGCTGTAGCCAAGACGAACGCTCCGCCTCTAACCGAATTGGTTTCCATGTACATACGAAGAACATCATCACTGAAATTATGGAACTCTTCCTTATTCTCAGCCGTTCTTAATCGTTGAAACTGGTTGTAGTTGGGATTACTCGTCAAATCATGCCCGGGCTCTGTGATGAACCGTCCAATTTTGGTCGGTACTTGCTCAGACGCTGCATGGATCTCAGCCTTACGCTTGGCAATCCTTTTAAACTCAGAATCAAGAAAGAGCTTGAGCTCGCTAT
This portion of the Cohnella abietis genome encodes:
- a CDS encoding FUSC family protein, whose protein sequence is MDYSKGQLQFIIEVERSLISTEAMDMNLELEYIELSRRKRLVLWLKRRLTDKYALDTRIWRFVVVSMWILSCTAVGICVFGMPTGFGVLFDVVTAICLNTIGLALSSALITIILAICGLRVPRYTLGTFLYVGVILYFVLLFSQLGSLGSIIFSAIVTLFAGGVGLLIGWLTSLRLSRRALIFSIGVIAIFGLAAAYTVNGFPRLLPTSSRADADTADNVGSLTAGDVHALASNLPDPSEPGEYQFNSFTYGSGEDRNRSEFGDETDELSQPVNASAYIDSWPWLRSKFWGFDETELPLNARVWMPEGEGPFPIVLMVHGNHLMEKFSDGGYDYLGELLASRGSIALSIDENFLNYSFWSGIPKQDMKLRAWILLKHIQQIQQFSVQEESPFYNRVDFTQVALLGHSRGGQAAAMAADRSLWFPDEDGLPEPDSYSVQAVIGIAPTDTPVDGKVTELKDISYLTLQGAKDADLVNFYGDRQYGRTTFSSASEAFKASLYIEDANHSQFNTEWGKSDNALPAGLFIRPKDLLEPEQQKQVAEVYVSAFLEAVFHNNEQYDLLFRDYRQGLSFLPPTRYFNQYESGGFVQLADFTGSDRKKLASGVTAEATDMSDWRHVEALNRQGKGKGNKGVELQWKAKGKYSILLSPLAISGVSNEDILMFSMANMDRDLEKEEGFEERAETNLSIDIELEDHSGTAVRLPLSRFMEIEPQVATQFTWLPGMESVVSEGKFKDVEEPVFQTYELPLNEFLEANPEFDPSEWSRISFYFNEGPGKVMLDDLGLMPE
- a CDS encoding DUF3900 domain-containing protein translates to MKFSVQYLSFFVIQSEGTDSDGPKKYKHYQTLTHEEYQDSELKLFLDSEFKRIAKRKAEIHAASEQVPTKIGRFITEPGHDLTSNPNYNQFQRLRTAENKEEFHNFSDDVLRMYMETNSVRGGAFVLATAKLNELFDEPFLFLFKCDFESKIARISDERSLISQVEMAINAKNIKSIQYPHMPEEGMLEEWELKIHQASHARYFEDFLKFVSYEKSKPEIVTDQVMELVHHYMETKWQGTEAVEGADETEETVAMREEKQQFDVWVAGEKRELQEKWTHEHVVEATKQIVEVQPEIEMKFKLDDVSIKGHMDDYGKNIHIARVNGRYVVLIEGDSFQFDKGVSPIELLHPEELDEVLRRVGKGVRRVPTGEAPPLD
- a CDS encoding GGDEF domain-containing protein, with amino-acid sequence MQIKIGVIGTRKIVEQTLRVLKSFPTFAPLTRIVDNEKNVLQAAEQLGEEAEVLLLSGPLLHRIVKQKLPISVPVHHIPLTGAGLYKALFRAHRTGSLEGGVSVDTLTKAMVTRTLKDLGLEHTRVVVYDGPVHTSADRLVAFHRLHAEAGNSSVALTGDEQAANLLFELNIANEWLVPSDQDIIVTLERALLSTESRRGKESQIVVGMINVDDFGKLAMRRSNEHEVQKLKLDIHRMVLGYVESLDGYLTSPGGDEYLFFTTRGILERETGGYKTIPLAKEANKSYGISLSVGIGFGASANEAGTNARNALRKAKEAGGNACYIVREDSSLIGPLEMADPVQSILSPTDAAMIKRAEEAGMTSAYLSKLLHHMARFNKYEYMVHDLASMLNITVRSAHRLLLMWTDGGLVEISGMDKAPKGRPRQIYRFTFLMDKSL